In a genomic window of Bradyrhizobium ontarionense:
- a CDS encoding organic hydroperoxide resistance protein, translated as MMTPEKILYETEVTATGGRDGKAASADGLLSVSLSVPKSLGGPGGEGTNPEQLFAAGYAACFLGAVKLVARTRKVAPSAEPSVTAKVAMGPVPVGYALAVELKVNLPGVETSMAEEIVAGAHERCPYSNATRGNIDVKLTVV; from the coding sequence ATGATGACTCCTGAAAAGATCCTGTACGAGACCGAGGTGACGGCGACCGGAGGTCGGGACGGCAAGGCCGCCAGTGCCGACGGTCTGCTGTCGGTGTCGCTGTCTGTGCCGAAATCACTGGGCGGTCCCGGCGGCGAAGGCACCAATCCCGAGCAGCTGTTTGCGGCGGGCTACGCCGCGTGCTTTCTCGGTGCGGTCAAGCTCGTGGCGCGCACCCGCAAGGTTGCGCCATCCGCCGAGCCCTCGGTGACGGCAAAGGTTGCGATGGGGCCGGTCCCCGTCGGATATGCGCTCGCCGTTGAACTGAAGGTCAATCTGCCCGGCGTCGAGACATCAATGGCCGAAGAGATCGTCGCCGGCGCGCACGAGCGTTGCCCCTATTCGAACGCGACCCGTGGCAATATCGACGTCAAACTGACGGTGGTCTGA
- a CDS encoding ATP-dependent acyl-CoA ligase: MTEDDAPANISEAGGGENVTPAWGRAVTSFPPSDRILSTILTRQAERYAERILLVAGETRWTFAQTASIAAASAQALVDAGIKPGDRVALMCSNRAEFLQVYLGCAWLGAIAVPINTALRGFQLSHIFRNSRPALLVVEAQFVGAIDGVEAGVELPPRSWVIGATAGTIDARLRVSPLPALAAAAPTGAVRPGDTVAILYTSGTTGPAKGVCCPQAQLFWWGIYSARALGIREGDVLFTALPLFHTNALNAFYQALLNGCTYVLEPKFSASGFWAAARRHNATVGYLLGAMASMLLAQPKSADDSTHRLRVALGGGVPPQIHAPFLERFGVPLVDGYGSTETNFVFAGAIPSGRPGTMGYLADGVEARIADENDSALPDGQAGELLLRASEPFAFATGYFGMPEKTVEAWRNLWFHSGDRVVRDPDGHYRFIDRMKDSIRRRGENVSSWEVEQTIQSHPAVAACAIYPLPSELGEDEVAAAILLEPGQSLEPVDIVRHCDGQIAYFAIPRYVRILSQMPLTENGKIKKGVLREAGVTTDTWDREAAGVTLRR, encoded by the coding sequence GTGACGGAGGATGACGCGCCGGCCAATATCAGCGAAGCGGGCGGCGGGGAGAACGTGACGCCGGCCTGGGGGCGTGCCGTGACATCGTTCCCGCCGTCGGACCGGATTCTCTCCACCATCCTCACGCGGCAGGCGGAGCGCTACGCCGAGCGCATCCTGCTGGTCGCGGGGGAGACGCGCTGGACCTTCGCGCAGACCGCCTCGATCGCGGCCGCGTCGGCCCAGGCGCTCGTCGATGCCGGGATCAAGCCGGGCGATCGGGTCGCGCTGATGTGCTCGAACCGTGCGGAGTTCCTGCAGGTCTATCTCGGCTGTGCGTGGCTCGGGGCCATCGCAGTCCCGATCAATACAGCGCTGCGCGGCTTCCAGCTCTCCCACATCTTCCGCAACTCGCGCCCCGCGCTCCTGGTCGTCGAGGCTCAGTTCGTTGGCGCGATCGATGGTGTCGAGGCGGGCGTCGAGCTGCCGCCTCGGAGCTGGGTCATCGGAGCTACCGCCGGGACAATCGATGCCAGGCTTCGCGTGTCACCGTTGCCGGCTCTCGCAGCCGCGGCTCCGACGGGCGCGGTCCGTCCCGGCGACACCGTTGCGATCCTCTACACATCGGGCACCACGGGGCCTGCAAAGGGTGTGTGCTGCCCGCAGGCGCAACTGTTCTGGTGGGGCATCTATTCGGCGCGGGCGCTCGGCATCCGCGAGGGGGACGTGCTGTTCACGGCGTTGCCCCTGTTCCACACCAACGCGCTGAATGCGTTCTATCAGGCGCTCCTAAACGGATGCACCTACGTGCTGGAGCCGAAATTCTCCGCCTCCGGGTTTTGGGCCGCTGCGCGACGGCACAATGCGACGGTCGGCTATCTGCTTGGCGCCATGGCGTCGATGCTTCTGGCGCAGCCGAAGAGCGCCGACGATTCCACGCATCGCCTTCGCGTTGCGCTGGGCGGCGGCGTGCCGCCACAAATCCACGCTCCGTTCCTCGAGCGGTTTGGCGTGCCGCTGGTCGACGGCTACGGATCGACCGAGACCAATTTCGTGTTCGCCGGTGCGATTCCGTCCGGTCGTCCGGGGACGATGGGCTATCTGGCCGACGGGGTCGAGGCGCGGATCGCCGACGAAAATGATTCAGCGCTGCCTGACGGACAGGCCGGAGAGCTCCTGCTTCGCGCCAGCGAACCCTTTGCTTTCGCCACCGGCTATTTCGGCATGCCGGAGAAGACGGTCGAGGCCTGGCGCAATCTGTGGTTCCATTCGGGCGATCGGGTCGTTCGGGATCCCGACGGACACTATCGCTTCATCGACCGCATGAAGGATTCGATCCGGCGGCGCGGCGAGAACGTATCCTCGTGGGAGGTCGAGCAGACCATCCAGTCCCATCCCGCGGTCGCCGCCTGCGCGATCTACCCGCTGCCGTCGGAGTTGGGAGAGGACGAGGTCGCGGCTGCGATCCTGCTGGAGCCGGGCCAATCGCTGGAGCCCGTCGACATCGTCAGGCATTGCGACGGGCAGATCGCCTATTTCGCCATCCCGCGCTATGTGCGCATTCTGAGCCAGATGCCGCTGACGGAGAACGGCAAGATCAAGAAGGGCGTGCTGCGTGAG
- a CDS encoding thiolase family protein, with the protein MTHTLRTPYDGVVIAAPVTIPYVRYSIESAQWWIGRALSALVAQAGIKASDIDGLCVSSFTMGTDSGIGLTQHFGLCVRWLDTIPLGGASAVAALRKAGRAVQARDADIVACVAGDTNHVDSFRLTLENFSRFNQDAVYPYGAGGANSSFALIARNYMRSFGVTREDVGRIAVAQRTNALRNPHALMKTPLTMEQYLAARPISDPIHLFDCVMPCAGAEAFLVMRDETAASLGLAAARLLSTIERHNAFADDPMQVRGGWAMDAGELYAMAGVKADDLDVVQTYDDYPVITMMQFEDLGFCKKGEGAEFVQQHDLTIDGDFPHNTSGGQLSVGQAGAAGAYLGLVEGVRQVLGIAGPTQVSSASLALASGFGMINYDRGLASGAAILAGPSR; encoded by the coding sequence GTGACCCATACCTTACGCACACCGTATGATGGCGTCGTGATTGCGGCTCCCGTCACGATTCCCTATGTGCGCTATTCCATCGAAAGCGCGCAATGGTGGATCGGCCGTGCCTTGAGTGCGCTCGTCGCGCAAGCCGGCATCAAGGCCTCCGACATCGACGGTCTGTGCGTCTCCAGTTTCACCATGGGGACGGACAGCGGGATCGGATTGACGCAGCATTTCGGGCTCTGCGTGCGATGGCTGGATACGATCCCGCTCGGTGGCGCCAGCGCCGTCGCAGCGCTGCGAAAGGCGGGGCGCGCGGTTCAGGCGCGCGACGCCGACATCGTGGCGTGCGTCGCCGGCGATACCAACCATGTCGATTCGTTCAGGCTGACGTTGGAGAACTTCTCGCGCTTCAACCAGGATGCCGTCTACCCCTATGGTGCGGGCGGCGCCAATTCCAGCTTCGCGCTGATTGCGCGCAACTACATGCGGAGCTTCGGGGTCACGCGTGAGGATGTCGGAAGGATCGCTGTCGCCCAGCGCACCAATGCCTTGCGTAACCCGCATGCGCTGATGAAGACGCCGCTGACGATGGAGCAATATCTGGCTGCGCGGCCGATCTCGGATCCCATCCATCTCTTCGATTGCGTGATGCCATGCGCCGGCGCCGAGGCCTTCCTGGTGATGCGGGACGAGACCGCAGCGTCGCTTGGGCTGGCAGCCGCGAGACTTCTTTCGACGATCGAGCGGCACAATGCCTTTGCCGATGATCCGATGCAGGTCCGCGGCGGCTGGGCGATGGACGCAGGCGAGCTCTATGCGATGGCCGGCGTCAAGGCTGACGATCTGGACGTCGTGCAGACCTATGATGACTATCCCGTCATCACGATGATGCAGTTCGAGGATCTCGGATTCTGCAAGAAGGGGGAAGGGGCCGAGTTCGTTCAGCAGCACGATCTCACGATCGACGGTGACTTTCCGCACAACACGTCGGGCGGGCAACTCTCGGTCGGGCAGGCTGGCGCCGCCGGCGCCTATCTCGGCCTCGTCGAGGGAGTGCGGCAGGTTCTGGGGATCGCTGGTCCCACCCAGGTCAGCAGTGCGAGCCTCGCCTTGGCCTCGGGGTTCGGTATGATCAACTATGACCGCGGTCTCGCCTCGGGCGCCGCGATCCTTGCAGGGCCTTCGCGATGA
- a CDS encoding ABC transporter substrate-binding protein: MRKTLSLLALVAGVFAAPAAQAEIIIGFVTSLSGNGSSIGIPYGRGINAAYEYKKTINGETIRLIQLDDGSDPSAATRNARKLVEEEKVDLLIGTATAPSTIAMAAVASELKVPMIAVSPIGKLPESPEQWVVSVPQPASLLVKIVADRMKRDGVKNIGYIGFSDAWGDLVYNGAKAAEAAGDIKMQTNERYARTDTSVTAQILKVLAARPDAVLDGGSGTQGALPLLSLSERGFKGNTYGTVALVNPDFVNVGGKAAEGIQVSAGPVIVAEQLPDEHFAKKIALDFRAIYQKTHNIPTTDGFSAYSFDAWLIFANAAERALKTAKPGTAEFRTALRDAILSTKELPGVHAVYNFKPGAVTGVDERSLVVVRLTGGAWKYAP, translated from the coding sequence ATGCGCAAGACGCTGAGCCTACTCGCACTTGTCGCCGGGGTCTTTGCAGCCCCGGCGGCGCAGGCTGAGATCATCATCGGCTTCGTCACGTCGCTCAGCGGCAACGGTTCGTCGATCGGAATCCCCTATGGACGCGGCATCAACGCCGCCTACGAATACAAGAAGACCATCAACGGCGAGACCATTCGCCTGATCCAGCTCGACGACGGCTCCGACCCGTCGGCCGCGACCCGCAACGCGCGCAAGCTTGTGGAGGAGGAGAAGGTAGACCTTCTCATCGGGACAGCCACCGCACCCTCGACGATCGCCATGGCGGCGGTCGCGAGCGAGCTGAAAGTGCCAATGATCGCCGTCTCGCCGATCGGCAAGCTGCCGGAATCGCCCGAGCAGTGGGTGGTGTCGGTGCCGCAGCCCGCCTCCCTTCTCGTCAAGATCGTCGCCGATCGCATGAAGCGCGATGGCGTGAAGAACATCGGCTATATCGGCTTCTCCGACGCGTGGGGCGACCTCGTCTACAACGGCGCCAAGGCTGCCGAAGCCGCCGGCGACATCAAGATGCAGACCAACGAGCGATATGCCCGCACCGACACCTCGGTGACCGCGCAGATCCTGAAAGTGCTTGCGGCCCGACCGGACGCCGTGCTGGACGGCGGCTCGGGTACGCAAGGCGCGCTGCCGCTCCTGAGCCTCTCCGAGCGCGGCTTCAAGGGCAACACCTACGGCACCGTCGCGCTGGTCAATCCGGATTTCGTGAACGTCGGCGGCAAGGCGGCCGAAGGCATTCAGGTCTCCGCCGGCCCCGTGATCGTTGCCGAGCAGCTTCCCGATGAGCACTTTGCCAAGAAGATCGCGCTGGATTTCCGCGCAATCTACCAGAAGACCCACAACATCCCGACCACTGACGGCTTCTCCGCCTACTCCTTCGACGCCTGGCTGATCTTCGCCAACGCTGCGGAGCGCGCGCTCAAGACCGCGAAGCCCGGAACGGCGGAATTCCGCACCGCGCTGCGGGACGCGATCCTCAGCACCAAGGAGCTGCCGGGCGTGCATGCCGTCTACAACTTCAAGCCCGGTGCGGTGACCGGCGTCGATGAGCGCTCGCTCGTCGTGGTGCGCCTGACCGGCGGCGCCTGGAAGTACGCGCCGTAG
- a CDS encoding cyclase family protein translates to MQSNHLLELAGAISSGAVRVVDLTFTLSPDFPVIVLPPEFGQAAPVRIQEISRYDDRGPAWYWNNVTFGEHTGTHFDAPIHWFTGKNLPNNAVDTMPAKDMIAPACVIDCSAQAAQDPDFLLTVPLVEAWEAKHGRIPERNWVLFRTDWSKKGWRDYANLRDDGAHTPGPNPAVMKWLVEERGVIGFGTETIGTDAGQAGHFEPPYPAHHFLHGAGRYGLQCLCNLDQLPATGAVIVASPLKIQNGSGSPLRVIALVAPV, encoded by the coding sequence ATGCAAAGCAACCATCTGCTGGAACTGGCGGGCGCGATTTCCTCCGGCGCGGTGCGCGTCGTCGACCTGACCTTCACACTCAGTCCGGATTTTCCGGTCATCGTGCTGCCGCCGGAGTTCGGCCAGGCGGCGCCGGTTCGCATCCAGGAAATCTCGCGATACGACGATCGCGGCCCGGCCTGGTACTGGAACAATGTCACCTTCGGCGAACACACCGGGACCCATTTCGACGCGCCGATTCACTGGTTCACCGGCAAGAACCTGCCGAACAATGCCGTCGACACGATGCCGGCCAAGGACATGATCGCGCCGGCCTGCGTCATCGACTGCTCCGCGCAGGCGGCCCAGGATCCGGATTTCCTGCTGACGGTCCCGCTCGTCGAAGCCTGGGAAGCAAAGCACGGCCGGATTCCCGAGCGAAACTGGGTGCTGTTCAGGACCGACTGGTCGAAGAAGGGCTGGCGCGACTACGCCAATCTCAGGGACGATGGCGCGCACACGCCGGGCCCGAACCCGGCCGTCATGAAGTGGCTGGTGGAGGAGCGCGGCGTCATCGGGTTTGGCACCGAGACCATCGGCACTGATGCGGGGCAGGCCGGACATTTCGAGCCGCCTTATCCGGCGCATCACTTCCTGCACGGTGCCGGCCGCTACGGCCTGCAGTGCCTGTGCAACCTGGATCAGCTTCCGGCCACCGGAGCCGTCATCGTCGCCTCGCCGCTGAAGATCCAGAACGGCTCGGGCAGTCCGCTTCGCGTCATCGCGCTGGTTGCGCCAGTCTGA
- a CDS encoding ABC transporter substrate-binding protein: protein MNLIKGLLVSSALLVAAPHVAQADILVGFVTGLSGPVSSIGIPNAKGIAAGQAYIGEIGGEKVRVIQLDDASDATASARNARKLVEQEKVDILIGTSGAPQTLAMATAAIEMKVPMIAVSPIAAISNGEGGPWVVQTPQPMPLLVQGIVDHMKAHGLKTVAFIGFTDALGDLLYDSLSQSAKAADIKVIANERYARSDSSVTAQVLRALAARPDAIMLGGTGTPGALPAIALAERGYKGPLYGNNGMISADFLRLAGKAANGIICPTGPVIAAEQLPAGNPIQKVALDFRAAFEKANGEAPTDAFSSYSFDGWLVFADAAKRAMATGAKPGTPEFRTALRQALFATKEVVGTQGVYTYTPADRHGVDDRSRIMVQIEDGKYKLLP from the coding sequence ATGAATTTGATCAAGGGTCTGCTGGTTTCCTCTGCATTGCTTGTTGCCGCCCCGCACGTTGCGCAAGCCGATATCCTTGTCGGCTTCGTCACCGGTCTGAGCGGACCGGTCTCCTCGATCGGCATTCCGAACGCGAAGGGGATCGCGGCAGGGCAGGCCTATATCGGCGAGATCGGTGGCGAGAAGGTGCGGGTCATCCAGCTTGACGACGCCTCAGATGCCACCGCTTCGGCACGCAACGCGCGCAAGCTCGTCGAGCAGGAGAAGGTCGACATCCTGATCGGAACGTCGGGCGCGCCGCAGACGCTCGCAATGGCGACCGCCGCGATCGAGATGAAGGTGCCGATGATCGCGGTGTCTCCGATCGCAGCCATTTCGAACGGCGAGGGCGGGCCCTGGGTGGTGCAGACGCCGCAACCGATGCCGCTGCTGGTCCAGGGCATCGTCGATCACATGAAGGCGCACGGATTGAAAACGGTCGCGTTCATCGGGTTCACGGATGCGCTGGGGGATCTCCTGTACGACTCGCTGTCGCAAAGTGCCAAGGCGGCGGATATCAAGGTTATCGCCAACGAGCGCTACGCCAGATCCGATTCGTCGGTGACCGCGCAGGTGTTGCGCGCGCTTGCGGCTCGTCCCGACGCCATCATGCTCGGCGGTACCGGAACGCCTGGTGCGTTGCCCGCCATTGCCCTGGCCGAGCGCGGATACAAGGGCCCGCTCTATGGCAACAATGGAATGATCAGCGCCGACTTTCTGCGTCTGGCCGGCAAGGCCGCCAATGGCATCATATGTCCCACCGGACCGGTGATCGCGGCAGAGCAGCTTCCGGCCGGCAATCCGATCCAGAAGGTCGCGCTGGATTTCCGGGCCGCCTTCGAGAAGGCGAACGGCGAGGCGCCGACGGATGCATTCTCGTCCTATTCCTTCGACGGCTGGCTGGTGTTCGCCGACGCCGCCAAGCGCGCGATGGCAACCGGCGCCAAGCCCGGCACGCCGGAATTCCGTACTGCGCTTCGTCAGGCGCTGTTTGCGACCAAGGAGGTCGTTGGAACGCAGGGCGTCTACACCTATACGCCGGCGGATCGGCATGGCGTCGACGATCGTTCGCGCATCATGGTCCAGATCGAGGACGGCAAATACAAGCTGTTGCCGTGA
- a CDS encoding branched-chain amino acid ABC transporter permease, producing MTSDIAAILAIDGIATGAVYALVAIGTVLIFTVTRVIFIPFGDIAAFTALTLAALDAKRFPGTGALVVILACLATLIEIISLARSGEFRLLPRALSFYLVLPLAVVGVAWLVMLLDPPLAVRLVLALMLITPIAPLLDRIVFRPIADGTVLLLLTVSVALHFALVGLGLLFFGPEGVRTEPLTSFSTEIAGVLVSGQTMLIVIAGLVFSGLLYLFFDFTLVGKSLRATAVNRTGSRLMGIRPARAGTIAYLLGSLMAGVSGILIAPVNTVFYDSGFLIGLKAFVGAIVGGMTSYPGAAIGAVGVGILESFASFESSALKDVIVFSLLIPILIWRSLASLHSEEEIEE from the coding sequence ATGACGAGCGACATCGCAGCCATCCTTGCGATCGACGGGATCGCCACCGGCGCAGTCTATGCGCTGGTGGCGATCGGGACCGTCCTCATCTTCACGGTGACACGGGTCATCTTCATTCCCTTTGGCGATATCGCCGCGTTTACCGCGCTGACGCTGGCTGCCCTGGATGCGAAGCGGTTTCCAGGCACGGGGGCGCTGGTCGTCATCCTGGCCTGCCTCGCAACCCTGATCGAGATCATCTCCCTCGCGCGCTCCGGCGAATTCCGGCTGCTGCCCCGCGCGCTGTCCTTCTATCTCGTGCTTCCGTTGGCCGTGGTCGGTGTGGCCTGGCTTGTCATGCTCCTGGATCCTCCGCTTGCCGTCAGGCTCGTACTTGCGCTGATGCTGATCACGCCGATCGCCCCGCTGCTGGATCGGATCGTGTTTCGTCCTATCGCGGACGGAACGGTGCTGTTGCTCCTGACCGTCTCAGTCGCGCTGCATTTCGCCCTGGTCGGCCTGGGGTTGCTGTTCTTCGGACCTGAAGGTGTCAGAACCGAACCGCTGACGTCGTTCTCGACCGAGATTGCCGGCGTCCTGGTCTCGGGCCAGACCATGCTGATCGTGATCGCAGGGCTCGTCTTCAGCGGCCTCCTCTATCTGTTCTTCGACTTCACGCTGGTCGGAAAATCGCTGCGCGCCACGGCCGTGAACCGGACCGGCTCCCGCCTGATGGGGATACGGCCCGCCCGCGCCGGCACGATCGCCTATCTGCTGGGGTCGCTGATGGCAGGCGTATCGGGAATCCTGATCGCGCCGGTCAACACCGTGTTCTACGACTCCGGCTTTCTGATCGGCCTCAAGGCCTTCGTCGGCGCCATCGTCGGCGGCATGACCAGCTATCCTGGTGCGGCGATCGGCGCCGTCGGCGTCGGCATCCTCGAGAGCTTCGCATCGTTCGAGAGCAGCGCACTGAAGGATGTTATCGTGTTCTCGCTTCTGATCCCGATCCTGATCTGGCGATCCCTCGCCTCGCTGCATTCCGAGGAGGAGATCGAGGAATGA
- a CDS encoding SDR family NAD(P)-dependent oxidoreductase: MIEPIKPPRRKNPLLRTRLPASPPRPRSRTSHGFTRAAAEGRFVLQCCEACGAFAYPAREACPSCLSASLAFVDAPRRGALLAETTARVPSDVYFRERAPWRIGLVKMDCGPTIVTHLHADCMEGAPVRMSFQLDKSGQAVAFAHPEGETPNMADDKQWREMTADPKFRRVLVTNGRSVIGQETVAALKGAGAKTVFVGVAEPWRPFAGEKLLRGQDGIEIVTLDAADEKSAADLAADIGGKVDILVNTTEYVRPGGLLDRRGTSIARDEIDQAYLGFINLAQAFGPAMRMRGADGINNSAAWVNILSVYALANWPAFGAYSASQAACLSLSHCLRAELRPGGVRVMNLFTGPVDTEWFQTVPPPKVAPRAIAQAIVSGLRGGLEEMYVGDVAQEIRQRLAANPKALERELDR, translated from the coding sequence ATGATAGAGCCGATCAAGCCGCCCCGGCGCAAGAACCCGCTGCTGCGGACGCGGCTGCCTGCTTCGCCACCGCGACCGCGCAGCAGGACGTCGCATGGGTTTACGCGTGCAGCCGCCGAAGGCCGCTTCGTCCTCCAGTGCTGCGAGGCCTGCGGTGCCTTTGCCTACCCGGCGCGTGAGGCCTGCCCGTCCTGCCTGTCGGCCAGCCTTGCATTCGTCGATGCGCCACGGCGAGGCGCCCTTCTCGCCGAGACGACGGCGCGTGTGCCGAGCGACGTCTATTTCCGCGAACGGGCGCCCTGGCGCATCGGCCTCGTCAAGATGGACTGCGGTCCGACGATCGTCACGCATCTCCATGCCGACTGTATGGAGGGCGCGCCGGTTCGCATGTCGTTTCAACTGGACAAGAGCGGTCAGGCGGTGGCCTTTGCCCATCCCGAGGGGGAAACTCCCAACATGGCCGACGACAAGCAGTGGCGGGAAATGACGGCCGATCCGAAATTCCGGCGCGTGCTCGTGACCAACGGCCGCAGCGTGATCGGCCAGGAGACGGTCGCCGCCTTGAAGGGGGCCGGCGCCAAGACGGTCTTCGTCGGCGTCGCCGAACCATGGCGGCCGTTCGCTGGCGAGAAGCTGCTGCGCGGTCAGGACGGGATCGAGATCGTTACCCTGGATGCGGCTGACGAGAAATCTGCGGCCGATCTCGCAGCCGACATCGGCGGCAAGGTCGATATCCTCGTCAATACGACGGAGTATGTGCGGCCGGGCGGCCTGCTCGACCGCAGGGGCACGAGCATCGCACGGGACGAGATCGACCAAGCCTATCTCGGTTTCATCAACCTCGCGCAAGCCTTTGGCCCCGCGATGCGGATGCGTGGCGCCGACGGCATCAATAACAGTGCCGCGTGGGTCAACATTCTCTCAGTCTATGCGCTGGCGAACTGGCCTGCCTTTGGCGCCTATTCGGCCTCGCAAGCCGCGTGCCTGTCGCTCTCGCACTGCCTGCGCGCCGAGCTCAGGCCCGGCGGCGTCAGGGTGATGAATCTGTTCACCGGGCCCGTCGACACCGAGTGGTTCCAGACCGTGCCGCCGCCGAAGGTCGCGCCGCGCGCAATCGCGCAGGCGATCGTGTCGGGACTGAGAGGTGGGCTCGAGGAGATGTATGTCGGAGATGTCGCCCAAGAGATCCGGCAACGTCTCGCGGCTAATCCGAAAGCGCTCGAACGCGAGCTCGACAGGTGA
- a CDS encoding aspartate/glutamate racemase family protein gives MRIFWQSFVDASVNAPYMARLSEYLNNIAAPGTTVHVEGITPPDREFGRLAELRCAVQAIDNGIAAEEGGFDAFVMGHFQDPGLYELRSALEIPVIGTGEATLLAASQLGRRLGLVTLDPVFEVWHYEQAERYGLGSRVVHVTGLGCKPEDFADAFAGNHAAQARMIEDFVACARPLVERGADVVIPAGVLPGLLIGREHGLKVGHAPVVNCAAVALKSAEMWVQLRQLNGTEPSRGPSFKRASAQARADFRALLARNSRSSV, from the coding sequence ATGCGCATCTTCTGGCAGAGCTTCGTTGATGCGAGTGTGAACGCGCCCTACATGGCGCGGCTGTCGGAATACCTCAACAACATCGCCGCGCCCGGCACGACGGTCCATGTCGAGGGCATCACGCCGCCGGACCGCGAGTTCGGGCGGCTTGCCGAACTGCGCTGCGCCGTCCAGGCGATCGATAACGGAATCGCGGCGGAGGAGGGCGGGTTCGACGCCTTTGTCATGGGGCATTTCCAGGACCCCGGACTCTACGAGCTGCGCTCGGCGCTCGAAATTCCCGTGATCGGGACCGGTGAGGCGACGCTGCTGGCGGCTTCACAACTCGGCCGGCGACTCGGCCTTGTGACGCTCGATCCTGTGTTCGAGGTCTGGCACTACGAGCAGGCCGAACGTTACGGCCTCGGTAGTCGCGTGGTCCACGTGACCGGCCTCGGCTGCAAGCCTGAGGATTTCGCCGACGCGTTCGCCGGAAATCATGCCGCGCAAGCCCGCATGATCGAGGATTTTGTCGCCTGCGCACGTCCGCTGGTCGAGCGCGGCGCCGATGTCGTGATCCCCGCCGGTGTGCTGCCGGGCCTCCTGATCGGGAGGGAGCATGGCCTGAAGGTCGGGCACGCGCCGGTGGTCAACTGCGCGGCCGTGGCGCTGAAAAGTGCCGAGATGTGGGTGCAGCTCCGGCAGCTCAACGGCACCGAACCTAGCCGCGGGCCGAGTTTCAAGCGGGCCAGCGCCCAGGCGCGCGCCGATTTCCGCGCGCTGCTTGCCCGCAACAGCCGCTCGTCCGTGTGA